A segment of the Anguilla anguilla isolate fAngAng1 chromosome 6, fAngAng1.pri, whole genome shotgun sequence genome:
TTGTCTTAATTCCTGTGACTTGGTCATATCCCTCATTCATAagtgaatgcaaaataaatgttctgtggTAATAAATACTCTCCACTTCTGAATGGCCCCAAAATAGTCTGCAGAATTGTCAGTAATCCACAGTGCACCAgtctgatttgattttattactttttcttttgcagaatAAATTGCAGAAATGGCTGATCTGAAGCAGCATGCCAAGGAAAAGAAAGATGCAGACTCTGTAGCAGACAGAGCAGACATCACTCAGGAATCGCTGAAGAGCCGCGTGTCCTCTCTAAGGAAAAACATGTCCAGATCGCTGTCTCCGCTGCCCTTGGACAGTTCTGAAAAGCCTCTAAATGGAGCCCAGCCTGCTCTGTTTGTACATGGCACTGTCCGTGATGTAGATGCTGATGCATCACCGACAGGGGCTCTTGCAAACGGACCTAGTTCACATGCCACCTGGGATGAGCTCTGTGTCTCAAACAACGGCGGTGTCTCATCGAGTGACACTGCACCAGAGGAGGCAGGGAACGAATCACAGCCGCCCGCAGAGCCCAAGACTGGCTCCCTAAACTGTGTGCCAGGGATCCTCCCCAAAGGTTCAGCCACGCAGGTGTGTGCCAAGGCGATGCCGTCGAAAGGAGACGACAGCAAGTCCGACACCCTGGATGGACCATTGGAGGAGAACCAGGACGAAATGCCGGTCATTCAGAACAGGGCCCCGAAGGGAATTGGTGCAAGAAGAATTTGGGATTTTGACATGGAGTCTTCTGAGAGCTCTTCGGACGACTATGAGAGCGCGAGCGATCTGAACTGGGACCCCCAAAAGGAGTTCATGCAGTTCTTGTGGAATGATCATGATGATCCAGACTTGGGGAAGAAGCTAGAGGCGTCGCCTCCGACCACTGAAGGAAGACGACGAAAGCGCAAGATGGacatggtggtgatggtggacCCTTCTGAAaagatttttaatgaaaggtTGCCGGCGGTCGATGATTCAGATTTTGAAGAGAGTGGCCCAGATGCCATTTCTAGCAGCAAGGTACATTCCCGTAGGAAAAGGCCCAAATTACAGTCTTCGCTGGACTCCTGTGAAACATACCCGAGTGATACCATGGAGGCCATCAAGCAGCTTATGTTAAGTGcacctacaaaaaaaaacaaggaagaaaGCATCCGTGAAGCCGATGCGGGCGGCAAATTGAACACCGAGCCATCGTCAGATTTGGGCTCGGAAGACGAGCCCTCGTTTTTCCCGTGCACAAAGTGCAACGTCAATTTTAAAGAGAAGAAGCACCTGCACAGGCATATGATGCACCATTTGGACGGGAACAGTCAGTTTCGTCACATGAACGTGCCTCGGCCATTCATCTGCAGAGAGTGTGGCCGCTCCTTTCGCGACCGCAACTCCCTTCTGAAGCACATGACCATCCACCAGGAAAGACGAGAGAAGCTCATGGAGGAGATCAAGGGACTGAACGAGCTGAAAGACGAAGGCCGAACCGCACGCCTGCAATGCCCCCAGTGTGTCTTTGGAACCAACTGCCCCAACACGTTCGTCCAGCACGCCAAAACGCACGAGAAGGACAAGCGATACTACTGCTGCGAGGAGTGCAACTTCATGGCCGTGACGGAGCACGAGCTGGAGGACCACCAGTACAGCACCCACCGCGTGACATACAAGCCCCAGTACGTCTCGATGAAAAAAAACGACCGGTTTCAGGAAAAGAAGACCATtgatacaaagaaaaacaatgcagtCGACTCTTCATCTTTTCTCTGCAAAATATGCCCTTTCAGCACTCCAAGCAAAAGCGCCTTGAAAAAGCATGTCGAACTGATACATCAGCAGCCATATGTCGATTGCGATAGCCCACCCTACGAAAGTACAAACAACTATGCAACACCTGTGCATGAGCCACACAAGTTTGCAGGAAAGTCCCAAAAAACAGATCGAGACATACTAGAGTTAAAGCCAAAGTTCAGCGTAGAGAAGCAGCCTTTCAGGAAAAGGACAGAACCCTTTTGGTCTGACGACATAGCCGACTTAATTAGGAAGAAGAAAACCACACAGAAAGCCCGTAAAGGTTTCGGTTCCTCACTGGCAAAGTGGGGCCTTGGTAACTCCACGAACAAGCAGTCGCCAACACTACAGGCTAGTGACAAAGAAGGAAAATTTTCACCTCAGCACGCTGAAAAAATAGATATTACAACGGGTCTTCCTTACGTTGAAGATGGTTACAAGGACAATGACCAAGGTTATGGGGGCACATTTTCAGGAAACACAAAAAAGCCAaactctctctccagctgctcCAAGCAACTAACACCCAAAATGGAAAAGCCCATCTTCTACCCTGGCTGCAATTCAGATAAGGGGAAAGGGGGTAGTGATGACCCTGACAGCAAGAGTTTAACAGTGAAGCCAA
Coding sequences within it:
- the LOC118230325 gene encoding zinc finger protein 644-like; the encoded protein is MADLKQHAKEKKDADSVADRADITQESLKSRVSSLRKNMSRSLSPLPLDSSEKPLNGAQPALFVHGTVRDVDADASPTGALANGPSSHATWDELCVSNNGGVSSSDTAPEEAGNESQPPAEPKTGSLNCVPGILPKGSATQVCAKAMPSKGDDSKSDTLDGPLEENQDEMPVIQNRAPKGIGARRIWDFDMESSESSSDDYESASDLNWDPQKEFMQFLWNDHDDPDLGKKLEASPPTTEGRRRKRKMDMVVMVDPSEKIFNERLPAVDDSDFEESGPDAISSSKVHSRRKRPKLQSSLDSCETYPSDTMEAIKQLMLSAPTKKNKEESIREADAGGKLNTEPSSDLGSEDEPSFFPCTKCNVNFKEKKHLHRHMMHHLDGNSQFRHMNVPRPFICRECGRSFRDRNSLLKHMTIHQERREKLMEEIKGLNELKDEGRTARLQCPQCVFGTNCPNTFVQHAKTHEKDKRYYCCEECNFMAVTEHELEDHQYSTHRVTYKPQYVSMKKNDRFQEKKTIDTKKNNAVDSSSFLCKICPFSTPSKSALKKHVELIHQQPYVDCDSPPYESTNNYATPVHEPHKFAGKSQKTDRDILELKPKFSVEKQPFRKRTEPFWSDDIADLIRKKKTTQKARKGFGSSLAKWGLGNSTNKQSPTLQASDKEGKFSPQHAEKIDITTGLPYVEDGYKDNDQGYGGTFSGNTKKPNSLSSCSKQLTPKMEKPIFYPGCNSDKGKGGSDDPDSKSLTVKPTIKGKPPSKRKMSTPYHNTMDKAPQLLLPKQEQTPKRHEMAEDMEDTGYEGAYDFDDYTSEATSNFLDNSENEQNPYARSYFIRRQRFTTKEEGGSPGDLSEKDCDLENSCEPVQKLVVKEECIETEVCQEAAEADAGPLSETLQDFELSPFGTDHKSCPYCPAQFESGVGLSNHVRGHLHRVGLSYNARHVVSPEQVASQDRRPRIRRKITSIRRIKKAHKTESQTEHTCPLCGGWFDTKTGLSNHVRGHLKRIGKTISSSSKSPLCILNEMMQDEDEYRNILQVLNKKQFLSRPFVSQKFASSDGLFLSPAGVPVKIHHVGQDGKPWGPAAASGQEEGTEKEPAGTKPGAKGPHSSTLIELLKKKKLEEEMEKNRSQTARKCVSVSPPKERIIAPQPVKTESSWHPEKNELNKKVCIHCNTTFPSAVSLSNHLRAYARRKRAALLEGTTYDCKQKKPRSRPGPKKKMFSMPHAADEIYRLTCRFCDLVFQGPLSVQEDWIKHLQRHIMNTSVPRTGAGMVEVTSLPKDPPSPERQTPPPPVTQVAS